The following are from one region of the Cervus canadensis isolate Bull #8, Minnesota chromosome 23, ASM1932006v1, whole genome shotgun sequence genome:
- the LOC122425731 gene encoding serine/arginine repetitive matrix protein 3-like isoform X1, whose product MQMRPRSQLAAARRGGAVACGTRARGRHRLTSRAPRFSSPGCGPAGRERLRPRRPPGPGRRQQTLAASARRLFAGAPGSPLYSVCAAARAPRRAPPPPPGAPPGAGGRGQGSGRRLCLSGPLGSRASCAPARRAGRPAGRLPPLVLGVSPHAGPARAQVVSPSPDLLSGLVSALRAPPAAGPARRLAAGAERSAHAGVAGLRQDQLSEPSLFPAGVLPRASNCVSFTKQQLWAPGKAQENHNRRRKRTGWNRLLRDSATAFATPSQPDS is encoded by the exons ATGCAAATGAGGCCGCGCTCGCAATTAGCGGCCGCGCGGCGAGGAGGGGCCGTCGCCTGCGGGACCCGGGCGCGCGGCCGGCACCGCCTCACATCGCGGGCTCCGCGGTTTTCGTCGCCCGGTTGCGGCCCGGCGGGCCGGGAGCGGCTCCGGCCGCGGCGGCCTCCCGGCCCCGGGCGCAGGCAGCAAACTTTGGCGGCGTCCGCGCGGCGCCTCTTTGCCGGCGCGCCGGGCTCGCCCCTTTATAGTGTCtgcgccgccgcccgcgccccgcgccgcgcccccccgccgccgcccggcGCCCCTCCCGGAGCGGGCGGCCGCGGGCAGGGCTCCGGCCGGCGCCTTTGTCTCTCCGGGCCGCTCGGGAGCCGAGCCTCCTGCGCTCCGGCGCGGagggccggccggccggccggccgccTGCCTCCACTGGTCCTCGGCGTTTCTCCGCACGCCGGCCCCGCTCGGGCTCAGGTGGTGTCCCCGTCTCCGGACCTTCTCTCCGGGCTCGTGTCCGCTCTTCGGGCTCCCCCAGCGGCCGGCCCGGCCCGGAGGCTCGCGGCCGGAGCGGAGCGGAGTGCGCACGCCGGGGTGGCGGGACTTCGGCAAGACCAACTTTCCG AACCTTCCCTCTTCCCAGCCGGTGTTCTCCCGCGCGCCTCTAATTGTGTAAGTTTCACGAAGCAACAGCTTTGGGCTCCAGGTAAAGCGCAGGAAAATCACAACAGACGAAGGAAGCGCACAGGTTGGAATCGTCTCCTAAGAGACTCCGCCACCGCTTTTGCCACCCCCTCCCAACCAGATTCCTGA
- the LOC122425731 gene encoding serine/arginine repetitive matrix protein 3-like isoform X2: MQMRPRSQLAAARRGGAVACGTRARGRHRLTSRAPRFSSPGCGPAGRERLRPRRPPGPGRRQQTLAASARRLFAGAPGSPLYSVCAAARAPRRAPPPPPGAPPGAGGRGQGSGRRLCLSGPLGSRASCAPARRAGRPAGRLPPLVLGVSPHAGPARAQVVSPSPDLLSGLVSALRAPPAAGPARRLAAGAERSAHAGVAGLRQDQLSGKAQENHNRRRKRTGWNRLLRDSATAFATPSQPDS, translated from the exons ATGCAAATGAGGCCGCGCTCGCAATTAGCGGCCGCGCGGCGAGGAGGGGCCGTCGCCTGCGGGACCCGGGCGCGCGGCCGGCACCGCCTCACATCGCGGGCTCCGCGGTTTTCGTCGCCCGGTTGCGGCCCGGCGGGCCGGGAGCGGCTCCGGCCGCGGCGGCCTCCCGGCCCCGGGCGCAGGCAGCAAACTTTGGCGGCGTCCGCGCGGCGCCTCTTTGCCGGCGCGCCGGGCTCGCCCCTTTATAGTGTCtgcgccgccgcccgcgccccgcgccgcgcccccccgccgccgcccggcGCCCCTCCCGGAGCGGGCGGCCGCGGGCAGGGCTCCGGCCGGCGCCTTTGTCTCTCCGGGCCGCTCGGGAGCCGAGCCTCCTGCGCTCCGGCGCGGagggccggccggccggccggccgccTGCCTCCACTGGTCCTCGGCGTTTCTCCGCACGCCGGCCCCGCTCGGGCTCAGGTGGTGTCCCCGTCTCCGGACCTTCTCTCCGGGCTCGTGTCCGCTCTTCGGGCTCCCCCAGCGGCCGGCCCGGCCCGGAGGCTCGCGGCCGGAGCGGAGCGGAGTGCGCACGCCGGGGTGGCGGGACTTCGGCAAGACCAACTTTCCG GTAAAGCGCAGGAAAATCACAACAGACGAAGGAAGCGCACAGGTTGGAATCGTCTCCTAAGAGACTCCGCCACCGCTTTTGCCACCCCCTCCCAACCAGATTCCTGA